A window of Amia ocellicauda isolate fAmiCal2 chromosome 20, fAmiCal2.hap1, whole genome shotgun sequence genomic DNA:
CTGTTTCCAAATGTAAAATACAGGATTTGACTAATTGTCCGTAATCAGCTTTctctttcttcattttaattactttcagTTTGTAGCACAGGGCTGTCTGATAGTGTAGTGATGCAGAGTCTGGAAACTTCTGTAATGCATTGTTTAATACTTCCAAGGCATTGTCAAAGTTCTCTATCTTCCTAAGAAATGTTCCCACTTGTGTAATTATCTTTGGGTCATTTTGTGACAACACTACAGCTTGCTCAAAATACTCTTTGGCATCTTTAGTTTTATTGTCATATTGATATTTTCTTCCTAGGAATACCATGATCATGGCATCTTTTGGATTATATATCCGTGCTTTCTGAAGCTGTGTCACTGCTGCTGACTTTTGAAATGGgattctttgtgcttcttcaagaCGGTACAATGCAAAGGCATAACCCTTAGTCCACTCTTCGTCATTTGGTTCTCTTTTTAGAGCCTCACCGAAACACTCTTTTGCTTTCTCAAAGTGTTTGGGAGAGAACTTCAGAAGAGACCACCCCTTTTCCCCATGAACCTCACGATGAAGTACAGAAGGTGAGGCTGTGGGAAAGTCCTTCCGAATCTTGTCCAGTTCCTCCAGGTACATCTGAACTTTAGAGATCTCACCCATATGGTAGTAGACCCAGGCAAAATTTCCATAGGTCACAATGACAAGTTTCTCAAAGGCAGCTTCGTTATCCTTTGCTTCTTCTTCAGATTTTTCTAGATACTTTACCGCTTCGTCAGTAAAGCCTTGCAGGTGCTTCACATAGGCAAGATAATTTAAAGCCCTAACAGTCTCCTTGGATTTCACCTGTGATGCATACATAGTTTGCTTTAATTTTTCTTCCAGAAAATCAAGGTCAGCATCTTCGCCTCTCAAGTCCCAGGTGAAGTGACATTCTAACTCCTTCAGTTTTATTTCCAAATTTTCCATGTTCTGTACACtgcaaataacaataatagagGAATGAAtgtgagggagaggaggaggagtcaTAATTAAAAGGTTAATAGTTGTGTGCTTATCCATTTACTACAATTACATGTAAGCTCTAAGCAGTAATATAAATACACCAAAATACCAtctgatgcaaaaaaaaaaaaaaatgtagatttTTAGAATGTTATTACTGTTTAAAATGCCAGAAAGACAAACATCTAAAATTGTTTACTACAGCAAGAAAAGGAAGACAAATGgaactaaattatatatatattaaggagTTAAATAATGATTTAGAAAGTATGCATGCCattttgtaaacatttaaaatgttacctCATATTGACCTAGTTTGCAAGCTTGCTGAAGTAGTCTTTGAGGTTGATCAGTCAGAGAAACAGCAACTTCTCACTGCATGAATCTTAAAGATGCCAGAAGACCTTGTGAGCAATGATGCTGgaaactaaacatttaaatggatttgaaaaaaaaaaaaaaaaaaaaaaacaacaacaacatgcttAACCTGTTGGATCTGTGGGTGATGAAAGAAGTGAAACTAAAGATATGAGAAGGAAAAACCTTCTCTAACCTATTTACCAGTTTCTATGAACATGAAACATATTTTAGAGAAAGTAAATTGGATTGTGTATTTTCTTATTAATTCATGCCTAAGGTACACCATTTCTACTTTATAGGCACACAACAAAGCACTGAGAGCACGGTATAAAGAATATCCAGTCTACCTGAAACTTCACAACAAATGATATTAAAGTTTGGATTTGTAACAATTATAAGAATTTTCCATACATTGAAGAGTGATTTATTACTCATATGATAGAGATAGTTTTGAATTAGacaatacattttagtttttacatATCAGTTAAGACTGCTCAATCTAAAAATGTGTCTTttggaaaaatatttaattttgatctACTTGTTATACATAGACATTTTGCATCTCTTGTATTCACCAACATTTTGATTGATGCAGACAAGCTTACAAGtggatttgtaattttgtacatTGAATATTGCTATGCATTTCTTGCCGGTGTACttaataagtgcaatacattaATTACAGTGCAGCTcatgtttttccaaaaacaaaatcttaTGAACACATTACACCACCTTTGCATTGTCCTCCAGTGGATTtcacaattcaattcaaaattcTTCTATTCTCTCCAATACTACCATTTAAGGCTCTAAATGGTTTCGCTACAAATTACAACTATGATCTCTTTTTAGAATATGTTCCTTTACACAAACATCAATCTTTTGACTCTGGCCAGTTGTCTATACCTGAAAATAAACCGTAAACCCCCTGGTGACGAAGCCTTTTCTTGTTTTGAACCTAGGTTGCAATTCCTGCACTTTTAAATCTATGTTAGAAACCTGTTTTTATACATTAGCTTCTATTGTTTTGAGATGTTTTTCATGATTGCTGCTATGTATGATAAACAAATATTGCcactaataatcataatacattaaaacttAATACATACAGCTGTATTGTATGGCAGCAAGGGGGCTTTTCAATTCACAAAAGTATGAGGCAGATGAGAAGAAACAACCAATACTGGTTCTTGATATTTGAAGCTTGGATAAAAACATTTGTAGGAGTGCTCaagattttaaatgtacatatacatGCTTCTCAAAGCACTAGAGAAATAAAGAGCtgtaactgaaaaagaaaagtgaaCGAGCACAAATGTACAGTTCTGTTTTATCACAATTGGAGTCTGTGCTTATTTGATCTCAGTACACTAGTTATCTCTATGTTTTGTATGACTTgagcaacatttcattttagaaGACCCAATTCAGGAATCTGTTTGAAATATTTACTGT
This region includes:
- the LOC136715981 gene encoding interferon-induced protein with tetratricopeptide repeats 5 isoform X1, which codes for MSVQNMENLEIKLKELECHFTWDLRGEDADLDFLEEKLKQTMYASQVKSKETVRALNYLAYVKHLQGFTDEAVKYLEKSEEEAKDNEAAFEKLVIVTYGNFAWVYYHMGEISKVQMYLEELDKIRKDFPTASPSVLHREVHGEKGWSLLKFSPKHFEKAKECFGEALKREPNDEEWTKGYAFALYRLEEAQRIPFQKSAAVTQLQKARIYNPKDAMIMVFLGRKYQYDNKTKDAKEYFEQAVVLSQNDPKIITQVGTFLRKIENFDNALEVLNNALQKFPDSASLHYQTALCYKLKVIKMKKEKADYGQLVKSCILHLETAVCLNPSYIYHHLELASMYAESKDMQKAENLFQELFTKPNIKPAQQQALHRYYGDFQYYHKKSESDAVEHYKKGQQIRNESHEREKCFTSLKKIAEINIKKNPHDKRHLEILGNIHILNAIASYEKALEVDPHEEDYNRVLTALRSILV
- the LOC136715981 gene encoding interferon-induced protein with tetratricopeptide repeats 5 isoform X2, whose protein sequence is MENLEIKLKELECHFTWDLRGEDADLDFLEEKLKQTMYASQVKSKETVRALNYLAYVKHLQGFTDEAVKYLEKSEEEAKDNEAAFEKLVIVTYGNFAWVYYHMGEISKVQMYLEELDKIRKDFPTASPSVLHREVHGEKGWSLLKFSPKHFEKAKECFGEALKREPNDEEWTKGYAFALYRLEEAQRIPFQKSAAVTQLQKARIYNPKDAMIMVFLGRKYQYDNKTKDAKEYFEQAVVLSQNDPKIITQVGTFLRKIENFDNALEVLNNALQKFPDSASLHYQTALCYKLKVIKMKKEKADYGQLVKSCILHLETAVCLNPSYIYHHLELASMYAESKDMQKAENLFQELFTKPNIKPAQQQALHRYYGDFQYYHKKSESDAVEHYKKGQQIRNESHEREKCFTSLKKIAEINIKKNPHDKRHLEILGNIHILNAIASYEKALEVDPHEEDYNRVLTALRSILV